One region of Lytechinus pictus isolate F3 Inbred chromosome 8, Lp3.0, whole genome shotgun sequence genomic DNA includes:
- the LOC129266683 gene encoding uncharacterized protein LOC129266683 isoform X1 produces the protein MKVQSGLCICALAIVTLSIVAEATYDLQRLLGLEAEDQYFKRDGTDLDQEFEGEWEDLPFKRGVGTQKFIACFHPGLRTKCFCDRTKPKYSKHYFYYCRVANDVEDHFLKWTYYRRKR, from the exons ATGAAAGTACAGAGCGGACTTTGCATCTGCGCGTTGGCCATTGTGACCTTATCGATCGTAGCGGAAGCGACCTATGACCTCCAGAGATTACTAGGCCTTGAGGCGGAAGACCAGTATTTTAAACGAGATGGCACCGACCTGGACCAAGAATTCGAAGGAGAGTGGGAGGATCTCCCATTCAAAAGAGGGGTCGGCACCCAAAAGTTCATTG CGTGTTTCCACCCTGGCCTACGGACAAAATGTTTTTGCGATAGAACGAAACCAAAATACAGCAAGCACTATTTCTATTACTGTAGAG TCGCCAATGACGTAGAggatcattttttaaaatggaCATACTATCGACGAAAACGGTGA
- the LOC129266683 gene encoding uncharacterized protein LOC129266683 isoform X2 encodes MKVQSGLCICALAIVTLSIVAEATYDLQRLLGLEAEDQYFKRDGTDLDQEFEGEWEDLPFKRGVGTQKFIACFHPGLRTKCFCDRTKPKYSKHYFYYCRGTRRHGMLRPV; translated from the exons ATGAAAGTACAGAGCGGACTTTGCATCTGCGCGTTGGCCATTGTGACCTTATCGATCGTAGCGGAAGCGACCTATGACCTCCAGAGATTACTAGGCCTTGAGGCGGAAGACCAGTATTTTAAACGAGATGGCACCGACCTGGACCAAGAATTCGAAGGAGAGTGGGAGGATCTCCCATTCAAAAGAGGGGTCGGCACCCAAAAGTTCATTG CGTGTTTCCACCCTGGCCTACGGACAAAATGTTTTTGCGATAGAACGAAACCAAAATACAGCAAGCACTATTTCTATTACTGTAGAG GTACCAGACGCCATGGCATGCTTCGTCCTGTCTGA